A genomic segment from Fuerstiella sp. encodes:
- a CDS encoding VWA domain-containing protein: MRQLQFSACLTGLLLTTGLTSFCQPAEAENAEPTALVKQYSVHEDSWQVLALRDSRPAKEQINRHILLIDTSASQVGYVREAGLTLVRNVAEQLPQTDRIQLMAMDTTCQSLTSGFSTPVSSDFAQAVRRLELRTPLGATNLKSALEGIIRQADGTATSLLWIGDGISALHTVQADEIAELTKQLTEAQVTVHSVILGPKTNPDLPATVANLTGGIVNFLSTQPEFAASIATSLRSPGLQIQKLSADGSPVVSVNGKLWLRSDRHTMAFGLRKSSQVTTVEAVLVNGRTVQWNNVVNKTGGAEIRHLYELTKNTNGIVTPVASRKMLDQAEADFQKLISTSADVASRLQRLKRTQQSENIVRRAAELDPNNLEVNTILTSLRASVPFAKQDSADDGFTAGGDQNRSLNELETMVRVRTQKLQQAVATTISDANEYAAQRPEYAESLLKDLLETIRSAHDVAPESRDELERRVIKAIAGVQNRRDQVARKQQENAVRQATNEAQEHLVTQQAVLETELQTILDQVRGSLERGRHGDIDAFEDGEAAARVAIEKKPGNGPATQALMVAEAAGQLDKARRLRELRADRFLETLYQVELSHVPFPDEPPVQYPPTDVWRALTLTRVPRYEAVSLHSESKVENWLNRMLKEPIPRLDYRGETSLGEVLEFLADHYTTTWGAVGGGSGSDFRMTIWPDTVSLELVDISSLDDVTVSDINLEGIPLRTALKLIFGKTDDPALTYVIQDDVMTITTVEEANSENSQVTRVYQVGDLVIPPIPPMGGGMMGGGMGGGMMGGGMGGGMFSVPPEWEMLLKTDPDGITASSLKKKQRR, encoded by the coding sequence ATGCGGCAGTTGCAATTCTCGGCCTGTTTGACAGGACTGTTACTCACAACAGGTTTGACTTCATTTTGCCAGCCGGCCGAGGCAGAGAATGCCGAACCTACGGCACTGGTGAAACAATATTCTGTCCATGAGGATTCATGGCAGGTATTAGCATTAAGAGATAGCAGACCCGCTAAAGAACAGATTAACCGACATATCCTGCTGATTGACACGTCCGCCAGTCAGGTAGGTTACGTTCGGGAAGCAGGACTGACACTGGTCAGGAATGTCGCGGAACAACTTCCGCAGACAGACCGGATTCAGCTGATGGCAATGGATACGACCTGTCAGTCACTCACCAGCGGCTTCTCAACTCCCGTTTCATCAGACTTCGCCCAAGCAGTCAGACGACTCGAACTACGAACACCGCTCGGAGCCACAAATCTGAAATCTGCCCTTGAAGGCATAATTCGTCAGGCCGACGGGACTGCAACTTCATTACTATGGATCGGAGACGGGATTTCTGCCCTCCATACCGTCCAAGCAGACGAAATCGCAGAACTTACCAAACAACTGACGGAAGCTCAGGTGACTGTACATTCGGTCATTCTGGGACCAAAAACAAATCCGGACCTGCCGGCTACCGTCGCCAACCTCACCGGCGGTATCGTAAATTTCCTCTCAACTCAGCCCGAATTTGCTGCCAGCATCGCAACGTCACTGCGGTCTCCCGGATTACAAATTCAGAAGCTTTCCGCTGATGGTTCACCAGTGGTCAGTGTGAACGGGAAACTATGGTTGAGGTCCGATCGCCATACCATGGCCTTCGGACTCAGAAAATCGAGTCAGGTCACTACGGTTGAAGCAGTGCTCGTGAACGGACGCACTGTGCAGTGGAATAATGTTGTCAATAAAACAGGTGGTGCTGAGATTCGCCATCTTTATGAACTGACGAAAAATACAAACGGGATTGTCACTCCTGTGGCATCCAGGAAAATGCTGGACCAGGCGGAAGCTGATTTCCAGAAGCTGATCAGTACGTCTGCAGATGTAGCGTCACGACTTCAGCGGCTCAAACGCACACAGCAGTCGGAAAACATTGTACGTCGGGCAGCTGAGCTGGATCCCAACAATTTAGAGGTCAACACAATCCTGACCTCTCTCAGGGCGAGTGTTCCGTTTGCTAAACAGGATTCTGCAGATGATGGCTTTACCGCAGGCGGGGATCAGAACCGATCACTCAATGAATTGGAAACCATGGTTCGCGTCCGCACACAAAAGCTGCAACAGGCAGTCGCTACGACGATCAGCGACGCCAATGAATACGCTGCACAGCGTCCGGAATATGCGGAATCCCTGTTGAAAGATCTGCTGGAAACAATCAGATCCGCCCACGATGTGGCGCCTGAATCACGAGACGAACTGGAACGCCGAGTTATCAAGGCGATTGCCGGTGTTCAGAACCGCAGAGACCAGGTTGCTCGTAAACAGCAGGAAAACGCAGTACGACAGGCAACCAATGAAGCACAGGAGCATCTGGTCACTCAACAGGCTGTCCTGGAAACAGAACTCCAGACCATTCTCGACCAGGTTCGGGGATCACTGGAACGGGGAAGACATGGTGATATTGACGCGTTCGAAGACGGAGAAGCGGCCGCTCGAGTGGCAATTGAGAAAAAACCCGGCAACGGACCGGCCACTCAGGCGCTGATGGTCGCAGAAGCTGCCGGCCAGCTTGATAAAGCTCGTCGCCTGCGGGAACTTCGAGCCGACCGATTTTTGGAGACACTCTACCAGGTCGAATTGTCACATGTTCCGTTCCCGGACGAACCCCCGGTTCAGTATCCACCCACCGATGTTTGGCGTGCATTGACCCTGACACGAGTACCGCGTTACGAAGCAGTGTCACTGCACTCGGAAAGTAAAGTGGAGAACTGGCTTAATCGCATGCTCAAGGAACCGATCCCCCGTCTGGACTACCGAGGTGAGACATCGCTCGGAGAAGTCCTTGAGTTTCTGGCGGACCATTATACAACCACATGGGGCGCGGTTGGCGGCGGTTCCGGTTCTGACTTCCGTATGACAATCTGGCCAGACACCGTATCCCTGGAACTCGTCGACATTTCATCCCTGGACGACGTAACTGTTTCAGACATCAATTTGGAAGGCATTCCTCTTCGGACTGCACTCAAACTGATTTTTGGAAAGACCGATGATCCGGCACTGACTTATGTGATTCAGGACGATGTCATGACGATAACCACGGTCGAAGAGGCCAACTCAGAAAACTCTCAGGTGACCCGTGTCTATCAGGTCGGTGATCTTGTGATTCCACCGATTCCTCCGATGGGCGGCGGCATGATGGGCGGTGGCATGGGCGGTGGTATGATGGGCGGCGGTATGGGCGGCGGCATGTTTAGTGTGCCTCCCGAATGGGAGATGCTCCTCAAGACCGATCCGGACGGAATCACTGCCAGCAGTCTCAAAAAAAAACAACGACGCTAA